ATAATCTGGAGATGATAAAGATTTAGAAGAATTAACATTGGGTAGGGTGCCTACCTAATTGTTGTGAGGGCGGCCTGGTGGGCGGCCCTTTGTGTTTTGGGGGGTGTTGGGGGCGCTTTTGTTATCTAGTGGGGGTGGGATTCGCCCTGGGAGGGGGGGAAATTGGGCCGACCAGGGGCTTTGGGCCCGCCCTGATAGAGGTTTAAGCCTGCCAGGCGGGGTATAGGAGGGGTGTGGGTCGCACTATCTTTTGCGCAGCCCCCAAGCCCGCAATGAGAAGAAAAACGCCATGAGGCTGCACATCGATAGTGCGACCCACACCCCTCCTATACCCCGCCGGGGGGGAGAACCTATTCGTCAGAGGGGTGAAAATGCCGGTAAACGATCGCGGCTTTGGCAGGCCCGATCAGGGAGGCGAGGTCGCCCTCGGGGGCGGAACCAACTTTTTTCACGGACTTATAGGTCTTGAGCAACAGATCGACCGTTGCCTTCCCGACCCCTTTGATCCCATCGAGCTCGGATTTGAACACCCCTTTGCTTCGTTGGTCCCGGTGGAAAGTGATGCCGAAGCGGTGGACCTCGTCCCGGATCCGCCGGATGAGGCGCAGGCTTTCGCTGTCCCAGGGGAGTTTGAGGGACTCGGTGTCCCCGGGAAAGAAGAGCTCCTCTTCGTTTTTGGCCAGCCCCACGAGGGTCATTTTGCCGACGAGGTCGAGCTCCCGGATGGCCTCCATGGCCGCTCCGAGCTGCCCTTTGCCGCCGTCGATGATGACGAGTTGGGGAAGGGGTTGTTCCTCGCGGGTAAGACGGGCGTACCGGCGATGGACGACTTCTTTCATGGTGGCAAAGTCGTTGATGCCGGTAACGGTTTTGACGTTGAAATGGCGGTAGTCCTTTTTGGAGGCGACCCCGTTTTTAAAACAAACCATGGCGGAAACCGGGAAGCTCCCCTGGAAATTGGAGTTGTCGAAGCACTCGATGTGATCGGGCAGCGCGGGGAGGTGGAGGTCTTCCTGGAGCTGGTAGAGAACTTCGCGTTTTTCGGTATCGGTCTTGTCTTCGAGGTGGAGCATCTTTTTCTTTTGGAGCTCTTCCCGGAAATAGTTGACGTTTTTTTCGGAGAGGTCGAGGAGCTTTTTCTTGTCCCCGGCCTTGGGGAGGGTGATGGTGACGCCTTCGGGTGCCCAGTCGAGGGCACAGGGCACAATGACCTCGGGGGCGTCACTGGCGAAGTCGTCGCGCATACGGGGAACGGCGTAGGAAAGAACCTCGCTTTGGTCTTCCTCCAGTGGGGTCTCGAAAGTGCTCGTTTGGGTTTGGATAATGGTGCCGCCGCGGACCATGAGGTAGTTGACGTAGGCCTGGTTGCCTTCCTTGAGGATACTGAAAACGTCGGCGTCCCCCATCCTTTCGTTGACGATGGTGGATTTGGCCTGGTATTGCAGGAGGTGTTCGAGTTTCTTACGGGTGGACTCGGCTTGTTCGAAGCGAAGGGCTTCGGCCTGGGTCTGCATTTCCTTCCGGAAATATTGAACGACAGGGGTAAGGTTGCCTTTGAGGAGGTTCCGGGCTTGCCGGAGCCCTTCGGCATAGTCTTCGGGGTTTTGGAGCCCCTCGCAGGGGCCCTTGCAGTTGCCTAAGTGATACTCCAGGCAGACCTTGAACTTCCCTTTTTCGATGTTTTGCGGGGTCAGGTTGAGCTTGCAGGTTCTGAGGGGAACGTTGAGGCGGATAAATTCGATCAGTTCCCTGACTTTGCCCACCGACGTAAAAGGACCGAGGTATTCCGAGCCATCGGCGATCTTCCGGCGGGTGAGAAAGACACGGGGAAAGTGCTCGTTTTTAAAAATGATATAGGGATAGGTCTTGTCGTCCTTGAGGTTGATGTTGTACTTGGGCTTGAACTGTTTGATCAGGGCGTTTTCCAGAAGGAAGGCGTCCTGTTCGGAGTCGACGATGGTGAACTCGATGCGTTCTATACGCTGGACGAGCTCGTAGGTTTTATAGCTGGTGAGTGTCTTTATAAAGTAGGAGCTGACGCGTTTGCGCAGGCTCTTGGCCTTGCCGACATACAATAGTTGTCCTCCTGCGTCGAAGTATTTGTAGATACCGGGCGCCAGGGGGATGGTGGGGGCTATTTTCTGAAAGGTGTCGGCGGTCATGGGTAGAGGTTAGGGGCGCTTCCAAACCACGCGCTGCTTGTGGAAGTCGGCGGTGTTTTGGTCTTTGTCCACGGTGGTGATCAGGGTAAATTCCTGACCGGTTTTCCAAATGAGTTGCTGGCGGATGCTGGAGTCGCCGCTTTGCCGGGTATGCTGTAGATAGAGCTGGCGGATGATGTTTGTGCCGGAGTCAAGGAAAACATCAACCCGGTTGAGCGGGACGCTGTCGGCCTCGAAGGAGATGATCGTACGGTGGTGGACACTGTCGGGGAAGACAGCGCGTGTATATTGGCCGGATGCAT
This region of Dinghuibacter silviterrae genomic DNA includes:
- the uvrC gene encoding excinuclease ABC subunit UvrC, whose product is MTADTFQKIAPTIPLAPGIYKYFDAGGQLLYVGKAKSLRKRVSSYFIKTLTSYKTYELVQRIERIEFTIVDSEQDAFLLENALIKQFKPKYNINLKDDKTYPYIIFKNEHFPRVFLTRRKIADGSEYLGPFTSVGKVRELIEFIRLNVPLRTCKLNLTPQNIEKGKFKVCLEYHLGNCKGPCEGLQNPEDYAEGLRQARNLLKGNLTPVVQYFRKEMQTQAEALRFEQAESTRKKLEHLLQYQAKSTIVNERMGDADVFSILKEGNQAYVNYLMVRGGTIIQTQTSTFETPLEEDQSEVLSYAVPRMRDDFASDAPEVIVPCALDWAPEGVTITLPKAGDKKKLLDLSEKNVNYFREELQKKKMLHLEDKTDTEKREVLYQLQEDLHLPALPDHIECFDNSNFQGSFPVSAMVCFKNGVASKKDYRHFNVKTVTGINDFATMKEVVHRRYARLTREEQPLPQLVIIDGGKGQLGAAMEAIRELDLVGKMTLVGLAKNEEELFFPGDTESLKLPWDSESLRLIRRIRDEVHRFGITFHRDQRSKGVFKSELDGIKGVGKATVDLLLKTYKSVKKVGSAPEGDLASLIGPAKAAIVYRHFHPSDE